Proteins co-encoded in one Pseudanabaena yagii GIHE-NHR1 genomic window:
- a CDS encoding Rho termination factor N-terminal domain-containing protein, with translation MKTPSIFAIAIEALVTVSLIALLGLLTALIYALLSFLSAEPTTQSLLSQTPTDVTTAKTFTVTVTLLPATTLALSSAKSAPKLEVWEQDQKPEIIAETATKPISKMTVQELRPLARERKIPNWRTLKKKELIYHLNV, from the coding sequence ATGAAGACACCATCAATTTTCGCGATCGCCATCGAGGCTCTAGTGACAGTGAGCCTGATCGCATTACTGGGATTATTGACCGCACTAATCTATGCCCTACTATCATTTCTAAGTGCTGAACCCACCACTCAGTCCCTTCTTTCTCAGACTCCAACCGATGTAACCACAGCAAAGACTTTTACGGTTACAGTAACATTGCTACCAGCTACAACATTAGCTCTATCCTCAGCCAAATCCGCACCAAAACTAGAAGTATGGGAACAGGATCAAAAGCCTGAAATCATTGCAGAAACAGCTACTAAGCCAATCTCGAAAATGACTGTTCAAGAACTAAGACCTTTAGCAAGAGAACGCAAAATTCCCAATTGGCGAACATTGAAAAAGAAGGAGTTGATATATCACTTGAATGTATAG